Below is a window of Cryobacterium sp. PAMC25264 DNA.
AACTGTTCAGCGAGTCCCAGCTCGACGTCATCGCACGCGCGAGCGTCATCGCGACCGAGCTGGCCGCTGAGAGCGACACCCCGACCTCAGACGGTTAGACAGGTTCGACGCCAGCGGAGAGCAGTACAGCGTCGCGACGGTCCTCGCCACTCGTCGGTTTGACTGTGTTCTAGGCACATGGAGTTCACTCGAGATCATCGTCGGCGTTGGTCGGCAACTGACGGAAGGCCATTTGACCTGCCGTTTCTGAAGCACAAGAACATGGAGCTCCTCTTTTGATTGAAGCCCACTCTCTGACCAAGCGTTATGGCGCCAAGCTTGCTGTCGACGCCATCAGCTTCACCGCGCGCCCAGGCCTGGTGACTGGATTCCTCGGGCCGAACGGCGCCGGCAAATCCACGACCATGCGGATGATCGTGGGTCTCGACCGCCCCTCGAGTGGGTCGGTGACGGTGAACGGCAAGCCGTACGCCGAGCACCGCGCCCCGCGGCACCAAGTCGGGGCGTTGCTCGACGCCAAGGCGGTGCACGCCGGCCGAACTGCCCGAAACCATCTGCTGGCCATCGCGGCGACGCACCGAATCGGCACGAAACGGGTCGACGAGGTTATCGGCATGACCGGGCTCGAATCGGTAGCGCGCAAACGCGTGGGCGGCTTCTCACTCGGCATGGGCCAGCGACTCGGCCTCGCCGTGGCGCTGCTCGGCAACCCGGCCACCCTTATCCTCGACGAACCGGTGAACGGTCTCGACCCCGAGGGAGTCGCCTGGGTGCGTGTATTCCTGCGCAGTCTAGCCGCCGAGGGGCGCACAGTGTTTCTCTCCTCACACCTGATGAGCGAGATGGCGCAAACCGCCGACCACATCATCGTTCTCGGGCGTGGGAGGGTCGTCGCGGATGCCCCTGTGGGCGACATCCTCGCGAGGGCCGGTGGTGACATCGTGCGGGTCCGTTCTCCCGAGGCAGTGCGTCTCACGGCGATCCTCACGACGGAGGGCGGTGCCATGACAAGCGCCGAGCCCGACCTGCTGTCGGTGGCGGGTATCTCCGCACGGCGGATCGCAGAGTTGGCCGCCGGTTCGGGAATCGCTGTTTACGAGCTCACCCCGATCGCCGGCTCGCTCGAAGACGCCTACATGTCGTTGACCCGTAGCGAAGTCGAATACCAGACGACACAGACACGTGCGGGGGAGAACCGATGAGCTCCACTGCCACGAAGGTCTTCACGCCCTCGGGTCACGATCTTAGGTTCGGCGGCATCCTGTGGTCGGAATGGGTGAAGCTTCGCAGCGTTCGCTCAACGTGGTGGCTGTACGGGATGCTGGTCGCGGTCACCGCCGGTCTGGGCGCACAAATGTCGTCCTCGCACGGATACAACGCTGCGGAACTCGAACCCGAAGGCGTGCAGGCTCTGGGAGTGTTCGCGACCACTGTGAGCACCGATTTCACCGGCCTGATCGTAAGCATTCTTGCCGTGCTCTTCATGGCCGGTGAATACGGATCAGGAATGATCAGCACAACACTGACATCCGTGCCCAAGCGCCTGCCCGCCTTGCTCGGCAAGGCGCTCGTCTTCGCCGTAGCGACGTTCGCGGTGAGCGCCGTCGCCGTCGCGATCACCATCCCCCTCTCGGTGGCCGTGCTGTCCGGTACCGGCATCGACATCGACCTGGGCGACCCGCTCTACTGGCGCGCGCAGCTGGGAGTCGTGCTTTACCTCGTACTGACAGGTCTCATCGCCTTCGCGATCGGCGCGATTCTCCGCAGCACGGCCGGCGGCATCGCGGTGGCGCTCGGACTACTGCTCGCGGCACCGATCGCGTTCGGACTGTTGACGCTCAGTTCGTCGCAGAT
It encodes the following:
- a CDS encoding ABC transporter ATP-binding protein, producing MIEAHSLTKRYGAKLAVDAISFTARPGLVTGFLGPNGAGKSTTMRMIVGLDRPSSGSVTVNGKPYAEHRAPRHQVGALLDAKAVHAGRTARNHLLAIAATHRIGTKRVDEVIGMTGLESVARKRVGGFSLGMGQRLGLAVALLGNPATLILDEPVNGLDPEGVAWVRVFLRSLAAEGRTVFLSSHLMSEMAQTADHIIVLGRGRVVADAPVGDILARAGGDIVRVRSPEAVRLTAILTTEGGAMTSAEPDLLSVAGISARRIAELAAGSGIAVYELTPIAGSLEDAYMSLTRSEVEYQTTQTRAGENR
- a CDS encoding ABC transporter permease subunit; this translates as MSSTATKVFTPSGHDLRFGGILWSEWVKLRSVRSTWWLYGMLVAVTAGLGAQMSSSHGYNAAELEPEGVQALGVFATTVSTDFTGLIVSILAVLFMAGEYGSGMISTTLTSVPKRLPALLGKALVFAVATFAVSAVAVAITIPLSVAVLSGTGIDIDLGDPLYWRAQLGVVLYLVLTGLIAFAIGAILRSTAGGIAVALGLLLAAPIAFGLLTLSSSQIWIQNVQALLPTELGKALFSHPGRWELIAPGAPMEPLPAGLWVLEPWQAGLLLLAWVTVLLAVAAPHLKRRDA